A DNA window from Boseongicola sp. contains the following coding sequences:
- a CDS encoding phage terminase large subunit family protein, with protein sequence MSVPSSTILPRSNPISGEDDFDGAVEILRAWGAGLTPDPDLTVSEWADRHRMLSGRASAEPGRYRTARTPYMGEIMDRLSPGDPTQRIVFMKAAQVGATEAGNNWIGFAIHQAPGPMLAVQPTVELAKRNSRQRIDPLIDESPELRERVKPARSRDAGNTMLSKEFAGGILIMTGANSAVGLRSTPARYIFLDEVDAYPASADDEGDPVTLAEARSLTFAHRRKVFLVSTPTIRGMSRIERDYEASDQRRFFVPCPHCGAMQWLKFERLRWQKGQPETAEYHCEDCETPIADHNKTAMLEAGEWRPTATAADPNTVGYHLSALYSPIGWLSWERIVRAWDAAQGSDEAIKAFRNTILGETWVETGEAPDWQRLYDRREHWKPGIVPAGGLFLTAGADVQKDRIEVDVWAWGRGLESWLLDHIVIEGGPDRHEAWGDLTELLGRTWPHERGAHLKIARLAIDTGYEAPAVYGWSRAQGFAQVAPVKGVEGFNRASPVSGPTYVDATEGGKRLRRGARLWTVAVSTFKAETYRFLRLERPTEEERANGAEFSPGTVHLPHWVENEWLKQFVAEQLVTVRTKRGFARLEWQKLRERNEALDCRVYARAAAWIAGADRWTDEKWRDLEDQLGVADASADPAGQINRQAQTSQGKRQSDWLGRRGGWF encoded by the coding sequence ATGTCCGTGCCCAGCTCGACGATCTTGCCGAGGTCAAACCCGATCTCCGGTGAGGACGACTTCGACGGCGCGGTGGAAATCCTGCGCGCCTGGGGCGCAGGCCTCACGCCGGATCCGGACCTGACGGTTTCGGAATGGGCAGATCGGCACAGGATGTTGTCAGGGCGTGCCTCGGCCGAACCGGGCCGGTATCGCACGGCGCGCACGCCTTACATGGGCGAAATCATGGACCGGCTGTCGCCCGGCGACCCGACACAGCGGATCGTGTTCATGAAGGCGGCGCAGGTCGGCGCGACCGAGGCCGGCAACAACTGGATTGGGTTCGCTATCCACCAAGCGCCGGGGCCGATGCTGGCCGTCCAGCCGACGGTGGAACTGGCGAAACGGAACTCGAGGCAACGGATTGATCCACTGATTGATGAAAGTCCGGAACTGCGGGAACGGGTAAAACCGGCCCGGTCGCGCGACGCGGGCAATACGATGCTGTCCAAGGAATTCGCGGGCGGTATCCTGATCATGACCGGGGCAAACTCGGCCGTGGGGCTGCGCTCGACCCCGGCGCGCTACATTTTCCTCGACGAGGTCGATGCCTATCCGGCGTCCGCCGACGATGAGGGTGATCCGGTTACGCTAGCGGAAGCGCGTTCGCTGACCTTCGCCCACCGGCGCAAGGTGTTCTTGGTCTCAACCCCGACCATTCGCGGGATGAGCCGGATTGAACGGGACTATGAGGCCAGTGATCAGCGCCGGTTTTTCGTCCCATGCCCGCATTGTGGCGCGATGCAGTGGCTTAAATTCGAACGACTGCGCTGGCAGAAGGGACAGCCGGAAACGGCGGAATATCATTGTGAGGACTGTGAGACGCCCATCGCGGACCACAACAAGACGGCCATGCTGGAGGCTGGCGAATGGCGACCGACCGCCACGGCGGCCGATCCCAACACGGTCGGCTACCACCTCTCCGCGCTCTATTCACCCATCGGCTGGCTCAGCTGGGAGCGGATCGTGCGGGCGTGGGATGCGGCGCAAGGATCGGACGAAGCGATCAAGGCCTTCCGCAACACGATCCTCGGCGAGACCTGGGTCGAAACCGGCGAAGCGCCGGATTGGCAGCGGCTCTACGACCGGCGCGAGCACTGGAAACCGGGCATTGTGCCTGCGGGCGGGCTGTTCCTGACCGCTGGGGCCGACGTCCAGAAAGACCGGATCGAAGTCGATGTCTGGGCCTGGGGCCGTGGGCTGGAAAGCTGGCTGCTCGATCACATCGTGATCGAGGGCGGCCCCGACCGGCATGAGGCCTGGGGCGACCTGACCGAACTGCTCGGCCGGACGTGGCCGCACGAGCGTGGCGCGCATCTGAAGATCGCGCGGCTTGCCATCGACACTGGCTATGAGGCCCCGGCGGTCTATGGCTGGTCGCGGGCCCAAGGGTTTGCACAGGTCGCACCAGTCAAGGGTGTCGAAGGCTTCAACCGGGCCAGCCCTGTGTCGGGGCCCACTTACGTGGACGCGACCGAGGGCGGCAAGCGTTTGCGCCGCGGCGCACGGCTCTGGACCGTGGCAGTATCGACCTTCAAGGCCGAGACCTATCGCTTCCTGCGGCTGGAACGGCCAACCGAGGAGGAACGCGCTAACGGCGCAGAATTCTCACCCGGCACGGTGCATCTGCCGCACTGGGTCGAGAACGAATGGCTGAAGCAGTTCGTGGCCGAGCAACTGGTCACGGTGCGCACGAAGCGTGGCTTTGCCCGACTGGAATGGCAGAAGCTGCGCGAGCGCAACGAGGCGCTGGATTGCCGGGTCTATGCCCGCGCCGCCGCCTGGATCGCGGGTGCGGATCGCTGGACCGACGAGAAATGGCGTGACCTCGAGGATCAACTCGGTGTCGCCGACGCCTCTGCGGATCCCGCGGGGCAGATCAACAGGCAAGCGCAGACGTCGCAAGGCAAACGTCAATCCGACTGGCTCGGACGGCGCGGAGGATGGTTTTGA
- a CDS encoding DUF2163 domain-containing protein, with amino-acid sequence MKNINPDLQAHLDDGTTTLAWCWRISRADDASFGFTDHDRTVSFDGTDFEPESGLTASEVRSGSDLSVDAQDAEGVLTSDRITETDILDGRWDNAEVEVWRVNWADTGQRVLMRRGAIGQIRRGRLAFVAEVRSLAHVLGQTVGRTFQATCDAVLGDARCGLDLEDPTYKGTGAVIDLLRDRAFTASGLGVFTAGWFNFGTVEWTSGANVGRRTEVLGHDVTDGIAVLTLLEAPVRGIAEGDAFTIRAGCDKRIETCGAKFANTANFRGFPHIPGQDAVLRYATKDGGHEGSVL; translated from the coding sequence ATGAAAAACATCAATCCCGATCTGCAAGCGCATCTGGACGACGGGACAACAACGCTCGCCTGGTGCTGGCGGATTTCGCGGGCTGACGACGCGAGTTTCGGCTTCACCGACCACGACCGGACGGTCAGCTTCGACGGCACTGATTTCGAGCCCGAGAGCGGCCTCACGGCCTCCGAGGTGCGGTCGGGATCGGACCTGTCGGTCGATGCGCAGGACGCCGAGGGCGTGCTGACCTCCGACCGCATCACCGAGACCGACATTCTCGACGGCCGCTGGGACAACGCCGAGGTCGAAGTCTGGCGGGTGAACTGGGCGGACACGGGCCAGCGCGTGCTGATGCGCCGCGGTGCCATCGGTCAGATCCGGCGCGGGCGGCTGGCCTTCGTCGCGGAGGTGCGCTCGCTGGCGCATGTGCTGGGCCAGACGGTCGGGCGGACCTTTCAGGCGACCTGCGATGCCGTGCTCGGGGATGCGCGCTGCGGGCTCGATCTGGAGGACCCCACCTACAAGGGTACCGGCGCTGTCATCGATCTCCTGCGTGATCGGGCCTTCACCGCCTCTGGCCTTGGTGTCTTCACAGCCGGATGGTTCAATTTCGGCACCGTGGAATGGACCAGCGGCGCGAATGTGGGGCGTCGGACCGAGGTGCTCGGTCACGACGTGACCGATGGCATCGCGGTGCTGACGCTGCTCGAAGCACCGGTGCGCGGTATCGCCGAGGGTGATGCCTTCACCATCCGTGCAGGCTGCGACAAGCGGATCGAGACCTGCGGGGCGAAGTTCGCCAACACAGCAAACTTTCGTGGATTCCCGCATATTCCCGGCCAGGACGCGGTGCTCCGCTATGCCACCAAGGATGGTGGACACGAAGGGTCCGTGCTTTGA
- a CDS encoding phage portal protein, with amino-acid sequence MWANWFDHAIASVAPRTAARRVLARQAFETLTRGYDGASKGRRTDGWRAPGTSADTEVGVAGALLRDRMRDLVRNNPHAAKAVAVLVNNIVGAGIMPRAASGNDKLDRKVDALFARWSDAADADGQLDFYGLQTLICREMVEAGEVLVRRRLRRAADGLPVPLQVQVLEADFLDTTKSGTIGAGRLVQGIEFDPVGKRRAYWLHAEHPGDAYGTLQNGLQSRPVPATEIAHVYEKQRTQARGVPWGAPVIRSLRDLDDYEVAELVRKKTEACVTAIVFGDDEAQQGIAPSVVDADGNRVEQFEPGLIAYARGGKDIRFNQPSATGGYAEYKRASLHTISAGFRVPYELLTGDLSQVNYSSIRAGLVEFRRQIDAVQWQLFIPMFCAPVWRWFTEAAWAAGQIPSPDVPVEWSPPKFEAVDPQKDAMANLLSIRSGTMTLAEVIARQGRNPDAVLAEIAATNAKLDALGLVLDSDPRRVTKTGSAQTSDPATDPDADEPADDEPTADAETDPAQADQQD; translated from the coding sequence ATGTGGGCCAACTGGTTTGACCATGCGATTGCCTCGGTGGCACCACGCACGGCGGCCCGTCGTGTGCTGGCGCGGCAGGCATTCGAAACCCTGACGCGGGGCTATGATGGTGCCTCGAAGGGGCGACGGACCGACGGCTGGCGTGCGCCGGGCACCTCGGCCGATACCGAGGTTGGCGTGGCCGGGGCGCTGCTGCGCGACCGGATGCGCGATCTGGTCCGCAACAACCCGCATGCGGCCAAGGCCGTGGCGGTGCTGGTAAACAACATTGTCGGTGCGGGCATCATGCCTCGGGCGGCGAGCGGCAATGACAAGCTGGACCGGAAGGTCGATGCGCTCTTCGCAAGGTGGTCGGACGCCGCTGACGCCGACGGCCAGCTCGACTTCTATGGGCTGCAGACGTTGATCTGCCGCGAGATGGTCGAGGCAGGTGAGGTCCTGGTGCGCCGACGTCTGCGCCGCGCAGCGGATGGCTTGCCTGTCCCGCTGCAAGTGCAGGTGCTGGAGGCCGACTTCCTCGACACCACGAAATCCGGCACCATCGGCGCGGGACGCCTCGTCCAGGGGATCGAGTTCGATCCAGTCGGCAAACGCCGGGCCTATTGGCTGCATGCCGAACATCCGGGTGATGCCTATGGCACGTTGCAGAACGGGTTGCAGAGCCGCCCGGTCCCGGCGACCGAGATCGCCCATGTTTACGAGAAGCAGCGCACGCAGGCGCGCGGCGTTCCCTGGGGCGCGCCGGTGATCCGCAGTTTGCGCGACCTCGACGACTACGAGGTGGCCGAACTGGTCCGCAAGAAGACCGAGGCCTGCGTCACCGCCATCGTCTTCGGCGACGACGAGGCGCAGCAGGGCATCGCTCCCTCCGTGGTCGATGCTGATGGAAACCGCGTCGAGCAGTTCGAGCCTGGCCTCATTGCCTATGCGCGCGGCGGCAAGGACATTCGATTTAACCAGCCTTCGGCTACGGGCGGCTATGCAGAATACAAGCGGGCGAGCCTGCATACGATCTCGGCCGGGTTCCGCGTGCCGTATGAGTTGCTGACCGGCGATCTCTCCCAGGTGAACTATTCCTCGATCCGCGCGGGGCTGGTTGAATTCCGCCGCCAGATCGATGCCGTCCAGTGGCAGCTGTTCATCCCGATGTTCTGCGCCCCGGTCTGGCGCTGGTTCACGGAAGCCGCATGGGCGGCGGGCCAGATCCCATCGCCGGACGTACCGGTCGAATGGTCGCCGCCGAAGTTCGAGGCGGTCGATCCGCAGAAGGACGCGATGGCGAACCTGCTGTCGATCCGATCTGGCACCATGACGCTGGCCGAGGTGATCGCCCGGCAGGGCCGCAATCCGGACGCGGTGCTGGCCGAGATCGCTGCGACCAACGCCAAGCTCGATGCCCTCGGGCTGGTTCTCGACAGCGACCCGCGACGAGTCACCAAGACCGGGAGCGCGCAGACCAGCGACCCGGCCACCGATCCGGATGCCGACGAACCGGCCGACGACGAGCCCACCGCTGACGCGGAAACCGATCCGGCGCAGGCCGACCAACAGGACTGA
- a CDS encoding DUF2190 family protein: MKNYVQPGNTITLTAPYAVTSGDGLLVGSIFGVAAGDAANAETVETALIGVFDLKKVASQAWSTGDKVYWDNTNKEATKTATANTLIGVAVESVAGGAGDLIGRVRLNGSF, translated from the coding sequence ATGAAAAACTACGTCCAGCCCGGCAACACCATCACCCTGACCGCGCCCTACGCCGTGACCTCCGGCGATGGCCTGCTCGTCGGCTCTATTTTCGGCGTGGCCGCCGGGGATGCTGCCAATGCCGAGACGGTCGAGACCGCCCTCATCGGAGTCTTCGACCTGAAGAAAGTCGCGAGCCAAGCCTGGTCCACCGGTGACAAGGTCTATTGGGACAACACCAACAAGGAAGCCACCAAGACCGCCACCGCGAACACGCTGATCGGTGTGGCCGTTGAGTCTGTTGCGGGCGGCGCGGGTGACCTGATCGGCCGGGTGCGCCTGAACGGCAGTTTCTGA
- a CDS encoding phage tail tape measure protein yields the protein MAEKRVSVRLAAVGGRQVRAELEGVGEAGVRGFGRLSREMEAANARLAAFSRRVAVAAAAAVAAAAAAGVAMVRSGLQTVDAQAKLAQSLGTTVASIQTLERAGELAGVSMSGIEQATKDLTRRLSQAAAGTGPAADALDRLGLSAADLISLPLDQRVGAINAAIEEFVPAAERAAVAGQLFGEEGSIAMSRIDTATLRQAKEDVLAFGVVVSEQDADQIEQTNDAISRLGLIWRGLSNQLTVAAAPALEAVANAMAAVASRTGPLGIAIRSVFDNIGRLTTYAATFVAFLAGRWVAGIAVAALSVRGLATALVLLRGALIRTGIGALIVGAGELVYQFTRLVTGAGGFGEAMSLLKDLAVEVWDRIKMGAAAAGAAATAMFFDLKSDAASGMQSAIESVVTFGNTAANTFEGAYEAIKAIWGLLPAAIGDLAFQAANSLIDGVEAMLNGVVSRINTFIGGINQGLEALGSERRISIIPDLELGQIENRFEGAATAATTAAQTAFDRAFEDNPLSAPDLGLTAAANTALATANTYRGAAHDLAEGARAPLASWQALRDAVRGSDEAGANALTEATNAAERLETALGDAGQAATGAGAAAETAAAAAEPDIDAAVSGWQAVTAALSDYASKAREIGGDIGQSLVSAFQSAENAVGEFVKIGKLDFRDLVTSLLADLSKLAARRFILGPIANALSGALGGAGGIFANILHAGGMVGDSSPSRMVPAMAFAAAPRMHAGGVAGLRHDEVPAILQRGERVLSRREAQSYGAAGGVNVTIMARDAESFRQSRTQVAADIARAVSLGRRGM from the coding sequence ATGGCTGAAAAGCGCGTTTCTGTCCGCCTTGCCGCGGTCGGTGGCCGACAGGTGCGCGCCGAACTGGAAGGTGTCGGTGAGGCCGGGGTGCGAGGGTTCGGGCGGCTCAGCCGCGAGATGGAGGCGGCCAACGCCCGACTTGCGGCGTTCTCCCGTCGTGTTGCAGTGGCTGCCGCTGCCGCCGTGGCCGCCGCCGCTGCTGCTGGCGTGGCGATGGTCCGATCCGGGCTGCAAACCGTCGATGCGCAGGCCAAGCTCGCGCAGTCGCTGGGGACCACCGTCGCCTCGATCCAGACGCTGGAGCGCGCGGGCGAGCTGGCGGGCGTGTCGATGTCCGGCATCGAGCAGGCCACCAAGGATCTGACGCGCCGTCTCAGCCAGGCGGCCGCCGGGACCGGACCTGCCGCCGACGCGCTGGATCGGCTGGGGCTTTCGGCTGCCGACCTAATTTCCCTGCCGCTGGATCAGCGTGTGGGCGCGATCAACGCGGCCATCGAGGAATTTGTGCCCGCAGCCGAACGCGCGGCCGTCGCCGGTCAGCTCTTTGGCGAGGAAGGCTCCATCGCCATGTCGCGGATCGACACCGCGACGCTGCGCCAGGCGAAAGAGGATGTTCTGGCCTTCGGCGTCGTCGTGTCGGAGCAGGATGCCGACCAGATCGAGCAGACGAACGACGCCATCTCAAGGTTGGGGCTGATCTGGCGCGGGCTGTCGAACCAGCTGACGGTCGCTGCGGCACCCGCGCTGGAAGCGGTCGCGAATGCCATGGCGGCGGTTGCGAGCCGCACAGGCCCGCTCGGCATCGCGATCCGCAGTGTCTTCGACAACATCGGCCGTCTGACCACCTATGCCGCTACGTTTGTGGCTTTTCTTGCAGGGCGTTGGGTCGCCGGGATTGCCGTCGCAGCTCTCTCGGTCCGTGGCCTCGCCACCGCGCTGGTGCTCCTTCGTGGGGCACTGATCCGCACCGGCATCGGCGCGTTGATCGTTGGCGCGGGCGAGCTCGTCTACCAGTTCACCCGCCTTGTTACTGGCGCGGGCGGATTTGGAGAGGCGATGTCGCTTCTGAAGGACCTCGCCGTCGAGGTGTGGGACCGCATCAAGATGGGGGCAGCTGCGGCGGGCGCTGCGGCCACTGCAATGTTTTTCGATCTGAAGTCTGATGCGGCGTCGGGTATGCAGAGCGCCATCGAAAGCGTCGTGACTTTCGGCAACACGGCCGCGAACACCTTCGAGGGGGCCTACGAGGCGATCAAGGCGATCTGGGGACTGCTGCCAGCCGCCATCGGCGATCTGGCGTTTCAGGCGGCCAACAGCCTGATCGACGGCGTTGAGGCGATGCTGAACGGCGTCGTCTCGCGGATCAACACATTCATCGGGGGGATCAACCAGGGGCTGGAAGCGCTCGGGTCAGAGCGTCGCATCTCGATCATTCCCGATCTCGAACTTGGTCAGATCGAGAACCGGTTTGAGGGCGCAGCAACTGCCGCGACCACAGCCGCACAGACCGCCTTCGACCGCGCTTTTGAGGATAACCCGCTTTCCGCACCCGATCTCGGGCTCACTGCGGCGGCCAATACTGCGCTTGCCACGGCCAACACATATCGTGGCGCGGCCCACGATCTGGCCGAAGGCGCGCGCGCGCCACTCGCCAGTTGGCAGGCATTGCGTGATGCGGTGCGGGGCAGCGATGAAGCTGGCGCGAACGCGCTGACCGAGGCGACCAACGCGGCGGAGCGATTGGAAACTGCCCTTGGCGATGCCGGACAGGCGGCCACGGGTGCGGGTGCAGCGGCCGAGACTGCTGCCGCTGCAGCCGAACCTGACATCGACGCCGCAGTTTCCGGCTGGCAGGCGGTCACCGCAGCGCTCAGCGACTATGCCAGCAAGGCGCGCGAGATTGGCGGGGACATCGGCCAGAGCCTCGTCAGCGCGTTCCAGTCGGCCGAGAATGCGGTCGGCGAATTCGTGAAAATCGGCAAGCTGGATTTCCGCGATCTGGTTACCTCGCTGCTGGCCGATCTCTCCAAGCTGGCGGCGAGGCGGTTCATCCTCGGGCCTATTGCCAACGCGCTCTCTGGCGCGCTGGGGGGCGCGGGCGGGATCTTCGCCAACATCCTGCACGCGGGCGGCATGGTCGGAGACTCTTCGCCAAGCCGGATGGTCCCGGCGATGGCTTTCGCGGCAGCGCCTCGCATGCATGCCGGCGGCGTTGCAGGGCTCCGCCACGATGAAGTTCCGGCCATCTTGCAACGCGGCGAGCGCGTGCTGTCTCGCCGCGAAGCTCAGAGCTACGGCGCAGCCGGTGGCGTGAATGTCACCATCATGGCGCGCGACGCCGAGAGCTTCCGGCAGTCCCGGACGCAGGTTGCGGCGGACATCGCCCGCGCCGTCTCGCTCGGGCGAAGGGGTATGTGA
- a CDS encoding peptidase, whose protein sequence is MTKPLASADPQRVIAIARSWLGTPYHDQASLRGVGCDCLGLARGVWREVVGPEPFPIPPYSRDWGETGPREVLAEGARRMMPEIAPSAAGPGALVLFRMKPRAIAKHVGILTGPGTFLHAYERLGVIEEPLTPSWRRRIAFAFLFPQR, encoded by the coding sequence TTGACAAAACCCCTCGCATCGGCCGACCCCCAGCGCGTCATCGCCATCGCGCGCTCCTGGCTCGGCACGCCATACCACGATCAGGCCAGCCTTCGGGGTGTCGGTTGCGACTGCCTCGGGTTGGCACGCGGGGTCTGGCGCGAAGTCGTCGGTCCTGAACCGTTCCCGATCCCGCCCTACAGCCGGGACTGGGGTGAAACCGGGCCGCGCGAAGTGCTGGCCGAGGGCGCTCGGCGCATGATGCCGGAGATTGCTCCCTCCGCAGCCGGTCCCGGCGCGCTGGTCCTCTTTCGCATGAAGCCCCGCGCCATTGCCAAACATGTCGGGATCCTCACCGGGCCTGGCACCTTCCTCCACGCCTATGAGCGCCTCGGCGTCATCGAGGAACCGCTCACTCCATCCTGGCGGCGGCGCATCGCCTTCGCCTTCCTGTTCCCCCAACGCTGA
- a CDS encoding TIGR02217 family protein: protein MAFHEVRFPDNISRGARGGPERRTQIVELASGDEERNASWANSRRRYDVAYGIRRADDLAAVVAFFEARNGRLHGFRFKDWGDHKSCVPSGTPAPNNQAIGTGDGATTAFQLIKRYTSGVQSWTRAIAKPVTGTVRIALGGVEQPSGWSVDTTTGVVTFSAAPGAGIAVTAGFQFDVPVRFDTDVLDVTLDLERLGSITSIPLLELRR, encoded by the coding sequence ATGGCGTTTCACGAAGTCCGGTTTCCCGACAATATCAGCCGGGGTGCGCGCGGCGGGCCCGAGCGGCGGACCCAGATCGTCGAACTCGCTTCCGGCGACGAGGAGCGCAACGCCAGCTGGGCGAACAGCCGCCGCCGCTACGATGTCGCCTATGGCATCCGCCGCGCGGACGATCTGGCGGCGGTCGTGGCCTTCTTCGAGGCCCGCAACGGTCGGCTGCATGGCTTTAGGTTCAAGGACTGGGGCGACCACAAGTCCTGCGTTCCCTCGGGAACGCCGGCACCGAACAATCAGGCGATTGGCACCGGCGACGGCGCGACGACCGCCTTCCAACTAATCAAGCGCTACACCTCCGGGGTGCAATCCTGGACGCGCGCCATCGCTAAACCAGTGACCGGAACCGTGCGCATCGCGCTTGGTGGGGTCGAGCAGCCCTCGGGCTGGTCGGTCGACACCACGACCGGCGTTGTCACCTTCAGCGCCGCCCCGGGCGCTGGCATCGCCGTCACAGCGGGCTTCCAGTTCGACGTACCCGTCCGCTTCGACACCGACGTGCTCGACGTGACGCTTGATCTCGAGCGGCTGGGCTCGATCACCTCCATACCCTTGCTGGAACTCCGCCGATGA
- a CDS encoding peptidase U37, whose product MDTMIEIPALRRMAELALNSADTDTRTVEVIWSAGARVRRSTLFGEPYDEELSLDPDHVRLDRLNAGAPFLKVHEIETLDAVIGSVVPGSARIENGRGIAQVRISERADVEPIWRDIQAGHIRAVSIGYQVHRFEVSKPEAARELWRAVDWTPFEVSAVPVGADPAAGFRAQSQLHDCVLHRRDVPPTQTGAIPMTEKPNALAAEAKDQPSDINAAEDTTMTEPKTPVAEPKVAAVETRAQPKPQKPDAPVVPDTEAVATRARETERDRVSTIYDLAGRLNLERSFAEDLVKRGTDIGEARRLILDQVASKSEETRTFSQVSIPLGGRDEQITRRDAVANALLHRYSPTLFTLEDAARQYRGMTLMELARESLGNAGVNTRGLSRDEVATRALHSTSDFPEILSAVTNKTLRQAYDAYPRTFMLFCRQVLATDFKAMHRVQLGEAPQLLEVGESGEFKRGTLGESKESYKVKTYGRVVAITRQTLINDDLDAFTRIPAMYGNSIAQLESDVVWGIITANPAMADGNALFHTSHKNLAGTGAALAVDAVGAARAAMAKQTGLDKKTVLNVRPAFLIVPASLELKAEQMVAQNLVPAATSNVVPQSIRTLAPISEPRLDAASVTAWYLAASPNQIDTIEYAYLEGQQGAYIETRNGFDVDGVEIKCRLDFGAKAIDWRGLYKNPGA is encoded by the coding sequence ATGGACACAATGATCGAAATCCCGGCCTTGCGCCGGATGGCGGAGCTTGCGCTGAACTCAGCGGACACCGACACCCGCACCGTCGAGGTGATCTGGTCAGCGGGCGCTCGGGTTCGTCGATCGACCCTGTTCGGCGAACCCTACGACGAGGAATTGAGCCTCGATCCAGACCATGTGCGGCTCGATCGTCTGAACGCCGGCGCGCCGTTTCTGAAGGTGCATGAGATCGAAACGCTGGATGCCGTGATCGGCTCGGTCGTCCCGGGGTCTGCCCGGATCGAAAACGGTCGCGGCATTGCGCAGGTCCGGATTTCTGAGCGCGCCGATGTCGAACCGATCTGGCGCGATATCCAGGCGGGCCATATCCGGGCGGTGTCCATCGGCTACCAGGTCCACCGGTTCGAAGTGTCCAAGCCCGAAGCGGCTCGCGAGCTTTGGCGCGCGGTGGACTGGACGCCCTTCGAGGTGTCCGCCGTGCCGGTCGGGGCAGATCCCGCCGCAGGGTTTCGCGCCCAATCCCAACTTCACGATTGCGTCCTCCATCGCCGGGACGTCCCACCCACTCAAACAGGAGCCATCCCGATGACGGAAAAACCCAACGCCCTGGCCGCAGAGGCCAAAGATCAGCCCAGCGACATCAATGCTGCCGAGGACACCACCATGACTGAACCGAAGACGCCTGTGGCCGAGCCGAAGGTTGCTGCCGTTGAGACCCGCGCGCAGCCAAAGCCGCAGAAGCCCGATGCCCCCGTTGTGCCTGACACTGAAGCTGTTGCGACCCGGGCCCGCGAGACGGAGCGTGACCGGGTGTCCACAATCTATGATCTGGCCGGGCGGCTGAACCTCGAGCGCAGCTTTGCCGAGGATCTGGTCAAGCGCGGCACGGATATCGGCGAAGCCCGGCGTTTGATCCTCGATCAGGTCGCCTCCAAATCCGAAGAAACCCGCACCTTCAGCCAGGTGTCGATCCCACTCGGCGGCCGCGACGAGCAGATCACCCGCCGCGATGCCGTCGCGAACGCGCTTCTGCACCGTTACAGCCCAACGCTGTTCACTCTGGAAGATGCCGCTCGCCAGTATCGTGGCATGACGCTCATGGAACTGGCCCGCGAGAGCCTTGGCAATGCTGGGGTCAATACGCGGGGCCTGTCTCGCGACGAGGTGGCAACGCGGGCCTTGCATTCGACGTCCGACTTCCCGGAGATCCTCTCGGCGGTCACCAACAAGACCCTGCGGCAGGCCTATGACGCCTATCCCCGCACATTCATGCTGTTCTGCCGCCAGGTTCTGGCCACCGACTTCAAGGCGATGCACCGGGTCCAGCTCGGCGAAGCGCCGCAGCTGCTGGAGGTGGGCGAAAGCGGCGAGTTCAAACGCGGGACACTCGGCGAGAGCAAGGAGAGCTACAAGGTCAAGACCTATGGCCGGGTGGTCGCCATCACCCGCCAGACGCTGATCAACGACGATCTCGACGCCTTCACTCGGATCCCCGCGATGTACGGCAACTCCATCGCCCAGCTGGAATCGGACGTCGTCTGGGGCATCATCACCGCCAACCCGGCGATGGCGGACGGCAACGCCCTGTTCCACACCAGCCACAAGAACCTCGCAGGAACAGGCGCAGCGCTGGCGGTCGATGCTGTCGGTGCGGCCCGCGCGGCGATGGCCAAGCAGACCGGGCTCGACAAGAAGACGGTGCTGAACGTCCGCCCCGCCTTCCTGATCGTGCCCGCCTCGCTGGAACTGAAGGCGGAGCAGATGGTCGCCCAGAACCTGGTGCCCGCAGCGACGTCCAATGTCGTGCCGCAGTCGATCCGCACCCTCGCGCCGATCAGCGAGCCACGCCTCGATGCCGCCAGCGTAACCGCCTGGTACCTCGCGGCCAGCCCGAACCAGATCGACACCATCGAGTACGCCTATCTCGAGGGTCAGCAGGGCGCGTACATTGAGACCCGGAACGGCTTCGACGTCGACGGCGTCGAGATCAAGTGCCGCCTCGATTTCGGCGCAAAGGCCATCGACTGGCGCGGCCTCTACAAGAACCCCGGCGCATAA
- a CDS encoding acyl-CoA transferase yields MTVRETILTALQARLLTLAATALRGEVLPERIPADGLLILRDGEPGDPEVTLSPLRYHYQHRAEIEAVVQGTDRDAVFDTLTASIGTAIAADRTLGGLCDWVEAEAPRPVDLPVEGAASLKAAVIPVVLHYSTADPLG; encoded by the coding sequence ATGACTGTTCGTGAAACCATTCTCACCGCGCTGCAGGCGCGGCTTTTGACGCTGGCCGCAACCGCCCTGCGGGGTGAGGTCTTGCCCGAGCGCATACCCGCCGATGGCCTGTTGATCCTTCGGGATGGGGAGCCAGGCGATCCCGAGGTAACACTGTCGCCCCTGCGCTACCACTACCAGCACCGTGCCGAGATTGAGGCGGTCGTGCAGGGCACCGACCGTGACGCCGTCTTCGACACGCTGACCGCCAGCATCGGCACGGCAATTGCCGCCGACCGCACGCTCGGCGGCCTATGCGACTGGGTCGAAGCAGAAGCGCCACGCCCGGTCGATCTGCCGGTCGAAGGCGCGGCGAGCCTGAAGGCGGCCGTGATCCCGGTGGTGCTGCATTATTCAACGGCCGATCCGCTCGGCTGA